A stretch of the Orcinus orca chromosome 1, mOrcOrc1.1, whole genome shotgun sequence genome encodes the following:
- the PFKFB2 gene encoding 6-phosphofructo-2-kinase/fructose-2,6-bisphosphatase 2 isoform X6 produces MKVTSVARCLPWRGSCSGPGIFRVRSSLGILHDQLPDPHCYDWLTSPGQNLRVQETHTLPQLDWGAHQRPRSPLWDIVLFHCWRVWVSSAVFNLGVYRRQAVKSYKSYDFFRHDNEEAMKIRKQCALVALEDVKAYLTEDSGQIAVFDATNTTRERRALILNFAEENSFKVFFVESVCDDPDVIAANILEVKVSSPDYPERNRENVMEDFLKRIECYKVTYQPLDPDNYDKDLSFIKVINVGQRFLVNKVQDYIQSKIVYYLMNIHVHPRTIYLCRHGESEFNLLGKIGGDSGLSVRGKQFAQALRKFLEEQEIADLKVWTSQLKRTIQTAESLGVTYEQWKILNEIDAGVCEEMTYAEIKERYPDEFALRDEEKYLYRYPGGESYQDLVQRLEPVIMELERQGNVLVISHQAVMRCLLAYFLDKGADELPYLRCPLHTIFKLTPVAYGCKVETIKLNVEAVNTHRDKPTAETSLAVHRLSSPASPPLLS; encoded by the exons ATGAAAGTCACTTCTGTTGCTCGTTGCCTACCTTGGAGGGGCTCCTGCTCAGGCCCGGGAATTTTCCGTGTGCGTAGTAG CTTGGGCATCCTACATGACCAACTCCCCGACCCTCATTGTTATGATTGGCTTACCAGCCCGGGGCAAAACCTACGTGTCCAAGAAACTCACACGCTACCTCAACTGGATTGGGGTGCCCACCAAAG ACCAAGAAGTCCCCTTTGGGACATCGTATTGTTTCACTGCTGGAGGGTATGGGTGTCTTCTGCAGTGTTTAATCTTGGGGTGTATCGGCGTCAAGCGGTCAAGTCCTATAAATCCTATGACTTCTTCCGGCATGACAACGAGGAGGCCATGAAGATACGCAA ACAGTGTGCTCTGGTGGCGCTGGAGGATGTGAAGGCGTATCTCACGGAGGACAGTGGGCAGATTGCG GTGTTTGATGCTACCAATACCACTCGAGAGAGGAGGGCCTTGATTCTGAACTTTGCCGAGGAGAATTCCTTCAAG GTGTTCTTTGTGGAATCTGTCTGCGATGATCCCGATGTCATTGCTGCCAACATCCTG GAGGTAAAGGTGTCGAGCCCTGACTACCCTGAAAGGAACAGGGAGAATGTGATGGAGGACTTCCTAAAGAGAATTGAGTGCTACAAAGTCACCTATCAACCCCTTGACCCAGACAACTATGACAA GGATCTTTCTTTCATCAAGGTGATAAACGTGGGCCAGCGATTTCTAGTGAACAAAGTCCAGGACTACATCCAGAGCAAGATCGTCTACTACCTCATGAATATCCATGTCCATCCTCGTACCATTTACCTTTGCCGGCACGGAGAGAGCGAGTTCAATCTCTTGGGAAAGATTGGGGGTGACTCAGGCCTCTCCGTGCGGGGAAAACAG TTTGCCCAGGCTCTAAGGAAGTTTCTGGAGGAACAGGAGATAGCAGACCTCAAAGTGTGGACAAGTCAGTTGAAGAGGACTATCCAGACCGCTGAATCTCTGGGGGTGACCTATGAGCAGTGGAAGATTCTGAATGAGATTGATGCT GGCGTGTGCGAGGAGATGACTTATGCGGAGATTAAGGAGCGGTACCCAGACGAGTTTGCGCTTCGAGATGAAGAGAAATACCTGTATCGATATCCTGGAGGGGAG TCGTACCAGGACCTGGTGCAGCGGCTGGAGCCTGTCATCATGGAGCTGGAGCGTCAGGGCAACGTCCTCGTCATCTCCCACCAGGCTGTCATGCGCTGCCTCCTGGCCTACTTCTTGGACAAGGGTGCAG ATGAGCTGCCGTACCTGAGGTGCCCTCTGCATACCATCTTCAAACTTACTCCCGTAGCCTACG gCTGCAAAGTGGAAACAATTAAACTTAACGTGGAGGCTGTGAACACTCACCGTGACAAGCCAACT GCGGAGACCTCGCTGGCTGTGCATAGGCTCTCCTCTCCGGCCTCCCCCCCATTGCTCTCCTGA
- the PFKFB2 gene encoding 6-phosphofructo-2-kinase/fructose-2,6-bisphosphatase 2 isoform X5, protein MSGNSAPSSEQNNNNYETKTNLRMSEKKCSWASYMTNSPTLIVMIGLPARGKTYVSKKLTRYLNWIGVPTKVFNLGVYRRQAVKSYKSYDFFRHDNEEAMKIRKQCALVALEDVKAYLTEDSGQIAVFDATNTTRERRALILNFAEENSFKVFFVESVCDDPDVIAANILEVKVSSPDYPERNRENVMEDFLKRIECYKVTYQPLDPDNYDKDLSFIKVINVGQRFLVNKVQDYIQSKIVYYLMNIHVHPRTIYLCRHGESEFNLLGKIGGDSGLSVRGKQFAQALRKFLEEQEIADLKVWTSQLKRTIQTAESLGVTYEQWKILNEIDAGVCEEMTYAEIKERYPDEFALRDEEKYLYRYPGGESYQDLVQRLEPVIMELERQGNVLVISHQAVMRCLLAYFLDKGAGCKVETIKLNVEAVNTHRDKPTNNFPKNQTPVRMRRNSFTPLSSSNTVRRPRNYSVGSRPLEPLSPLRALDMQEGADQPKTQVSIPVV, encoded by the exons ATGTCTGGGAATTCTGCCCCTTCCTCagaacagaacaacaacaactatGAAACCAAAACAAATCTACGAATGTCAGAGAAGAAATGTT CTTGGGCATCCTACATGACCAACTCCCCGACCCTCATTGTTATGATTGGCTTACCAGCCCGGGGCAAAACCTACGTGTCCAAGAAACTCACACGCTACCTCAACTGGATTGGGGTGCCCACCAAAG TGTTTAATCTTGGGGTGTATCGGCGTCAAGCGGTCAAGTCCTATAAATCCTATGACTTCTTCCGGCATGACAACGAGGAGGCCATGAAGATACGCAA ACAGTGTGCTCTGGTGGCGCTGGAGGATGTGAAGGCGTATCTCACGGAGGACAGTGGGCAGATTGCG GTGTTTGATGCTACCAATACCACTCGAGAGAGGAGGGCCTTGATTCTGAACTTTGCCGAGGAGAATTCCTTCAAG GTGTTCTTTGTGGAATCTGTCTGCGATGATCCCGATGTCATTGCTGCCAACATCCTG GAGGTAAAGGTGTCGAGCCCTGACTACCCTGAAAGGAACAGGGAGAATGTGATGGAGGACTTCCTAAAGAGAATTGAGTGCTACAAAGTCACCTATCAACCCCTTGACCCAGACAACTATGACAA GGATCTTTCTTTCATCAAGGTGATAAACGTGGGCCAGCGATTTCTAGTGAACAAAGTCCAGGACTACATCCAGAGCAAGATCGTCTACTACCTCATGAATATCCATGTCCATCCTCGTACCATTTACCTTTGCCGGCACGGAGAGAGCGAGTTCAATCTCTTGGGAAAGATTGGGGGTGACTCAGGCCTCTCCGTGCGGGGAAAACAG TTTGCCCAGGCTCTAAGGAAGTTTCTGGAGGAACAGGAGATAGCAGACCTCAAAGTGTGGACAAGTCAGTTGAAGAGGACTATCCAGACCGCTGAATCTCTGGGGGTGACCTATGAGCAGTGGAAGATTCTGAATGAGATTGATGCT GGCGTGTGCGAGGAGATGACTTATGCGGAGATTAAGGAGCGGTACCCAGACGAGTTTGCGCTTCGAGATGAAGAGAAATACCTGTATCGATATCCTGGAGGGGAG TCGTACCAGGACCTGGTGCAGCGGCTGGAGCCTGTCATCATGGAGCTGGAGCGTCAGGGCAACGTCCTCGTCATCTCCCACCAGGCTGTCATGCGCTGCCTCCTGGCCTACTTCTTGGACAAGGGTGCAG gCTGCAAAGTGGAAACAATTAAACTTAACGTGGAGGCTGTGAACACTCACCGTGACAAGCCAACT AACAACTTCCCCAAGAACCAAACCCCTGTAAGGATGAGAAGGAACAGCTTTACGCCTCTGTCCAGTTCGAATACAGTAAGGCGTCCAAGAAATTACAGTGTTGGGAGCCGGCCCCTCGAGCCCCTCAGCCCTCTCCGTGCCCTGGACATGCAAGAAGGGGCCGACCAGCCGAAGACCCAAGTCAGCATTCCGGTGGTGTAA
- the PFKFB2 gene encoding 6-phosphofructo-2-kinase/fructose-2,6-bisphosphatase 2 isoform X3, with amino-acid sequence MSGNSAPSSEQNNNNYETKTNLRMSEKKCSWASYMTNSPTLIVMIGLPARGKTYVSKKLTRYLNWIGVPTKVFNLGVYRRQAVKSYKSYDFFRHDNEEAMKIRKQCALVALEDVKAYLTEDSGQIAVFDATNTTRERRALILNFAEENSFKVFFVESVCDDPDVIAANILEVKVSSPDYPERNRENVMEDFLKRIECYKVTYQPLDPDNYDKDLSFIKVINVGQRFLVNKVQDYIQSKIVYYLMNIHVHPRTIYLCRHGESEFNLLGKIGGDSGLSVRGKQFAQALRKFLEEQEIADLKVWTSQLKRTIQTAESLGVTYEQWKILNEIDAGVCEEMTYAEIKERYPDEFALRDEEKYLYRYPGGESYQDLVQRLEPVIMELERQGNVLVISHQAVMRCLLAYFLDKGADELPYLRCPLHTIFKLTPVAYGCKVETIKLNVEAVNTHRDKPTNNFPKNQTPVRMRRNSFTPLSSSNTVRRPRNYSVGSRPLEPLSPLRALDMQEGADQPKTQVSIPAETSLAVHRLSSPASPPLLS; translated from the exons ATGTCTGGGAATTCTGCCCCTTCCTCagaacagaacaacaacaactatGAAACCAAAACAAATCTACGAATGTCAGAGAAGAAATGTT CTTGGGCATCCTACATGACCAACTCCCCGACCCTCATTGTTATGATTGGCTTACCAGCCCGGGGCAAAACCTACGTGTCCAAGAAACTCACACGCTACCTCAACTGGATTGGGGTGCCCACCAAAG TGTTTAATCTTGGGGTGTATCGGCGTCAAGCGGTCAAGTCCTATAAATCCTATGACTTCTTCCGGCATGACAACGAGGAGGCCATGAAGATACGCAA ACAGTGTGCTCTGGTGGCGCTGGAGGATGTGAAGGCGTATCTCACGGAGGACAGTGGGCAGATTGCG GTGTTTGATGCTACCAATACCACTCGAGAGAGGAGGGCCTTGATTCTGAACTTTGCCGAGGAGAATTCCTTCAAG GTGTTCTTTGTGGAATCTGTCTGCGATGATCCCGATGTCATTGCTGCCAACATCCTG GAGGTAAAGGTGTCGAGCCCTGACTACCCTGAAAGGAACAGGGAGAATGTGATGGAGGACTTCCTAAAGAGAATTGAGTGCTACAAAGTCACCTATCAACCCCTTGACCCAGACAACTATGACAA GGATCTTTCTTTCATCAAGGTGATAAACGTGGGCCAGCGATTTCTAGTGAACAAAGTCCAGGACTACATCCAGAGCAAGATCGTCTACTACCTCATGAATATCCATGTCCATCCTCGTACCATTTACCTTTGCCGGCACGGAGAGAGCGAGTTCAATCTCTTGGGAAAGATTGGGGGTGACTCAGGCCTCTCCGTGCGGGGAAAACAG TTTGCCCAGGCTCTAAGGAAGTTTCTGGAGGAACAGGAGATAGCAGACCTCAAAGTGTGGACAAGTCAGTTGAAGAGGACTATCCAGACCGCTGAATCTCTGGGGGTGACCTATGAGCAGTGGAAGATTCTGAATGAGATTGATGCT GGCGTGTGCGAGGAGATGACTTATGCGGAGATTAAGGAGCGGTACCCAGACGAGTTTGCGCTTCGAGATGAAGAGAAATACCTGTATCGATATCCTGGAGGGGAG TCGTACCAGGACCTGGTGCAGCGGCTGGAGCCTGTCATCATGGAGCTGGAGCGTCAGGGCAACGTCCTCGTCATCTCCCACCAGGCTGTCATGCGCTGCCTCCTGGCCTACTTCTTGGACAAGGGTGCAG ATGAGCTGCCGTACCTGAGGTGCCCTCTGCATACCATCTTCAAACTTACTCCCGTAGCCTACG gCTGCAAAGTGGAAACAATTAAACTTAACGTGGAGGCTGTGAACACTCACCGTGACAAGCCAACT AACAACTTCCCCAAGAACCAAACCCCTGTAAGGATGAGAAGGAACAGCTTTACGCCTCTGTCCAGTTCGAATACAGTAAGGCGTCCAAGAAATTACAGTGTTGGGAGCCGGCCCCTCGAGCCCCTCAGCCCTCTCCGTGCCCTGGACATGCAAGAAGGGGCCGACCAGCCGAAGACCCAAGTCAGCATTCCG GCGGAGACCTCGCTGGCTGTGCATAGGCTCTCCTCTCCGGCCTCCCCCCCATTGCTCTCCTGA
- the PFKFB2 gene encoding 6-phosphofructo-2-kinase/fructose-2,6-bisphosphatase 2 isoform X4: MSGNSAPSSEQNNNNYETKTNLRMSEKKCSWASYMTNSPTLIVMIGLPARGKTYVSKKLTRYLNWIGVPTKVFNLGVYRRQAVKSYKSYDFFRHDNEEAMKIRKQCALVALEDVKAYLTEDSGQIAVFDATNTTRERRALILNFAEENSFKVFFVESVCDDPDVIAANILEVKVSSPDYPERNRENVMEDFLKRIECYKVTYQPLDPDNYDKDLSFIKVINVGQRFLVNKVQDYIQSKIVYYLMNIHVHPRTIYLCRHGESEFNLLGKIGGDSGLSVRGKQFAQALRKFLEEQEIADLKVWTSQLKRTIQTAESLGVTYEQWKILNEIDAGVCEEMTYAEIKERYPDEFALRDEEKYLYRYPGGESYQDLVQRLEPVIMELERQGNVLVISHQAVMRCLLAYFLDKGADELPYLRCPLHTIFKLTPVAYGCKVETIKLNVEAVNTHRDKPTNNFPKNQTPVRMRRNSFTPLSSSNTVRRPRNYSVGSRPLEPLSPLRALDMQEGADQPKTQAETSLAVHRLSSPASPPLLS; the protein is encoded by the exons ATGTCTGGGAATTCTGCCCCTTCCTCagaacagaacaacaacaactatGAAACCAAAACAAATCTACGAATGTCAGAGAAGAAATGTT CTTGGGCATCCTACATGACCAACTCCCCGACCCTCATTGTTATGATTGGCTTACCAGCCCGGGGCAAAACCTACGTGTCCAAGAAACTCACACGCTACCTCAACTGGATTGGGGTGCCCACCAAAG TGTTTAATCTTGGGGTGTATCGGCGTCAAGCGGTCAAGTCCTATAAATCCTATGACTTCTTCCGGCATGACAACGAGGAGGCCATGAAGATACGCAA ACAGTGTGCTCTGGTGGCGCTGGAGGATGTGAAGGCGTATCTCACGGAGGACAGTGGGCAGATTGCG GTGTTTGATGCTACCAATACCACTCGAGAGAGGAGGGCCTTGATTCTGAACTTTGCCGAGGAGAATTCCTTCAAG GTGTTCTTTGTGGAATCTGTCTGCGATGATCCCGATGTCATTGCTGCCAACATCCTG GAGGTAAAGGTGTCGAGCCCTGACTACCCTGAAAGGAACAGGGAGAATGTGATGGAGGACTTCCTAAAGAGAATTGAGTGCTACAAAGTCACCTATCAACCCCTTGACCCAGACAACTATGACAA GGATCTTTCTTTCATCAAGGTGATAAACGTGGGCCAGCGATTTCTAGTGAACAAAGTCCAGGACTACATCCAGAGCAAGATCGTCTACTACCTCATGAATATCCATGTCCATCCTCGTACCATTTACCTTTGCCGGCACGGAGAGAGCGAGTTCAATCTCTTGGGAAAGATTGGGGGTGACTCAGGCCTCTCCGTGCGGGGAAAACAG TTTGCCCAGGCTCTAAGGAAGTTTCTGGAGGAACAGGAGATAGCAGACCTCAAAGTGTGGACAAGTCAGTTGAAGAGGACTATCCAGACCGCTGAATCTCTGGGGGTGACCTATGAGCAGTGGAAGATTCTGAATGAGATTGATGCT GGCGTGTGCGAGGAGATGACTTATGCGGAGATTAAGGAGCGGTACCCAGACGAGTTTGCGCTTCGAGATGAAGAGAAATACCTGTATCGATATCCTGGAGGGGAG TCGTACCAGGACCTGGTGCAGCGGCTGGAGCCTGTCATCATGGAGCTGGAGCGTCAGGGCAACGTCCTCGTCATCTCCCACCAGGCTGTCATGCGCTGCCTCCTGGCCTACTTCTTGGACAAGGGTGCAG ATGAGCTGCCGTACCTGAGGTGCCCTCTGCATACCATCTTCAAACTTACTCCCGTAGCCTACG gCTGCAAAGTGGAAACAATTAAACTTAACGTGGAGGCTGTGAACACTCACCGTGACAAGCCAACT AACAACTTCCCCAAGAACCAAACCCCTGTAAGGATGAGAAGGAACAGCTTTACGCCTCTGTCCAGTTCGAATACAGTAAGGCGTCCAAGAAATTACAGTGTTGGGAGCCGGCCCCTCGAGCCCCTCAGCCCTCTCCGTGCCCTGGACATGCAAGAAGGGGCCGACCAGCCGAAGACCCAA GCGGAGACCTCGCTGGCTGTGCATAGGCTCTCCTCTCCGGCCTCCCCCCCATTGCTCTCCTGA
- the PFKFB2 gene encoding 6-phosphofructo-2-kinase/fructose-2,6-bisphosphatase 2 isoform X7, with protein MSGNSAPSSEQNNNNYETKTNLRMSEKKCSWASYMTNSPTLIVMIGLPARGKTYVSKKLTRYLNWIGVPTKVFNLGVYRRQAVKSYKSYDFFRHDNEEAMKIRKQCALVALEDVKAYLTEDSGQIAVFDATNTTRERRALILNFAEENSFKVFFVESVCDDPDVIAANILEVKVSSPDYPERNRENVMEDFLKRIECYKVTYQPLDPDNYDKDLSFIKVINVGQRFLVNKVQDYIQSKIVYYLMNIHVHPRTIYLCRHGESEFNLLGKIGGDSGLSVRGKQFAQALRKFLEEQEIADLKVWTSQLKRTIQTAESLGVTYEQWKILNEIDAGVCEEMTYAEIKERYPDEFALRDEEKYLYRYPGGESYQDLVQRLEPVIMELERQGNVLVISHQAVMRCLLAYFLDKGADELPYLRCPLHTIFKLTPVAYGCKVETIKLNVEAVNTHRDKPTAETSLAVHRLSSPASPPLLS; from the exons ATGTCTGGGAATTCTGCCCCTTCCTCagaacagaacaacaacaactatGAAACCAAAACAAATCTACGAATGTCAGAGAAGAAATGTT CTTGGGCATCCTACATGACCAACTCCCCGACCCTCATTGTTATGATTGGCTTACCAGCCCGGGGCAAAACCTACGTGTCCAAGAAACTCACACGCTACCTCAACTGGATTGGGGTGCCCACCAAAG TGTTTAATCTTGGGGTGTATCGGCGTCAAGCGGTCAAGTCCTATAAATCCTATGACTTCTTCCGGCATGACAACGAGGAGGCCATGAAGATACGCAA ACAGTGTGCTCTGGTGGCGCTGGAGGATGTGAAGGCGTATCTCACGGAGGACAGTGGGCAGATTGCG GTGTTTGATGCTACCAATACCACTCGAGAGAGGAGGGCCTTGATTCTGAACTTTGCCGAGGAGAATTCCTTCAAG GTGTTCTTTGTGGAATCTGTCTGCGATGATCCCGATGTCATTGCTGCCAACATCCTG GAGGTAAAGGTGTCGAGCCCTGACTACCCTGAAAGGAACAGGGAGAATGTGATGGAGGACTTCCTAAAGAGAATTGAGTGCTACAAAGTCACCTATCAACCCCTTGACCCAGACAACTATGACAA GGATCTTTCTTTCATCAAGGTGATAAACGTGGGCCAGCGATTTCTAGTGAACAAAGTCCAGGACTACATCCAGAGCAAGATCGTCTACTACCTCATGAATATCCATGTCCATCCTCGTACCATTTACCTTTGCCGGCACGGAGAGAGCGAGTTCAATCTCTTGGGAAAGATTGGGGGTGACTCAGGCCTCTCCGTGCGGGGAAAACAG TTTGCCCAGGCTCTAAGGAAGTTTCTGGAGGAACAGGAGATAGCAGACCTCAAAGTGTGGACAAGTCAGTTGAAGAGGACTATCCAGACCGCTGAATCTCTGGGGGTGACCTATGAGCAGTGGAAGATTCTGAATGAGATTGATGCT GGCGTGTGCGAGGAGATGACTTATGCGGAGATTAAGGAGCGGTACCCAGACGAGTTTGCGCTTCGAGATGAAGAGAAATACCTGTATCGATATCCTGGAGGGGAG TCGTACCAGGACCTGGTGCAGCGGCTGGAGCCTGTCATCATGGAGCTGGAGCGTCAGGGCAACGTCCTCGTCATCTCCCACCAGGCTGTCATGCGCTGCCTCCTGGCCTACTTCTTGGACAAGGGTGCAG ATGAGCTGCCGTACCTGAGGTGCCCTCTGCATACCATCTTCAAACTTACTCCCGTAGCCTACG gCTGCAAAGTGGAAACAATTAAACTTAACGTGGAGGCTGTGAACACTCACCGTGACAAGCCAACT GCGGAGACCTCGCTGGCTGTGCATAGGCTCTCCTCTCCGGCCTCCCCCCCATTGCTCTCCTGA
- the PFKFB2 gene encoding 6-phosphofructo-2-kinase/fructose-2,6-bisphosphatase 2 isoform X1 gives MKVTSVARCLPWRGSCSGPGIFRVRSSLGILHDQLPDPHCYDWLTSPGQNLRVQETHTLPQLDWGAHQRPRSPLWDIVLFHCWRVWVSSAVFNLGVYRRQAVKSYKSYDFFRHDNEEAMKIRKQCALVALEDVKAYLTEDSGQIAVFDATNTTRERRALILNFAEENSFKVFFVESVCDDPDVIAANILEVKVSSPDYPERNRENVMEDFLKRIECYKVTYQPLDPDNYDKDLSFIKVINVGQRFLVNKVQDYIQSKIVYYLMNIHVHPRTIYLCRHGESEFNLLGKIGGDSGLSVRGKQFAQALRKFLEEQEIADLKVWTSQLKRTIQTAESLGVTYEQWKILNEIDAGVCEEMTYAEIKERYPDEFALRDEEKYLYRYPGGESYQDLVQRLEPVIMELERQGNVLVISHQAVMRCLLAYFLDKGADELPYLRCPLHTIFKLTPVAYGCKVETIKLNVEAVNTHRDKPTNNFPKNQTPVRMRRNSFTPLSSSNTVRRPRNYSVGSRPLEPLSPLRALDMQEGADQPKTQVSIPAETSLAVHRLSSPASPPLLS, from the exons ATGAAAGTCACTTCTGTTGCTCGTTGCCTACCTTGGAGGGGCTCCTGCTCAGGCCCGGGAATTTTCCGTGTGCGTAGTAG CTTGGGCATCCTACATGACCAACTCCCCGACCCTCATTGTTATGATTGGCTTACCAGCCCGGGGCAAAACCTACGTGTCCAAGAAACTCACACGCTACCTCAACTGGATTGGGGTGCCCACCAAAG ACCAAGAAGTCCCCTTTGGGACATCGTATTGTTTCACTGCTGGAGGGTATGGGTGTCTTCTGCAGTGTTTAATCTTGGGGTGTATCGGCGTCAAGCGGTCAAGTCCTATAAATCCTATGACTTCTTCCGGCATGACAACGAGGAGGCCATGAAGATACGCAA ACAGTGTGCTCTGGTGGCGCTGGAGGATGTGAAGGCGTATCTCACGGAGGACAGTGGGCAGATTGCG GTGTTTGATGCTACCAATACCACTCGAGAGAGGAGGGCCTTGATTCTGAACTTTGCCGAGGAGAATTCCTTCAAG GTGTTCTTTGTGGAATCTGTCTGCGATGATCCCGATGTCATTGCTGCCAACATCCTG GAGGTAAAGGTGTCGAGCCCTGACTACCCTGAAAGGAACAGGGAGAATGTGATGGAGGACTTCCTAAAGAGAATTGAGTGCTACAAAGTCACCTATCAACCCCTTGACCCAGACAACTATGACAA GGATCTTTCTTTCATCAAGGTGATAAACGTGGGCCAGCGATTTCTAGTGAACAAAGTCCAGGACTACATCCAGAGCAAGATCGTCTACTACCTCATGAATATCCATGTCCATCCTCGTACCATTTACCTTTGCCGGCACGGAGAGAGCGAGTTCAATCTCTTGGGAAAGATTGGGGGTGACTCAGGCCTCTCCGTGCGGGGAAAACAG TTTGCCCAGGCTCTAAGGAAGTTTCTGGAGGAACAGGAGATAGCAGACCTCAAAGTGTGGACAAGTCAGTTGAAGAGGACTATCCAGACCGCTGAATCTCTGGGGGTGACCTATGAGCAGTGGAAGATTCTGAATGAGATTGATGCT GGCGTGTGCGAGGAGATGACTTATGCGGAGATTAAGGAGCGGTACCCAGACGAGTTTGCGCTTCGAGATGAAGAGAAATACCTGTATCGATATCCTGGAGGGGAG TCGTACCAGGACCTGGTGCAGCGGCTGGAGCCTGTCATCATGGAGCTGGAGCGTCAGGGCAACGTCCTCGTCATCTCCCACCAGGCTGTCATGCGCTGCCTCCTGGCCTACTTCTTGGACAAGGGTGCAG ATGAGCTGCCGTACCTGAGGTGCCCTCTGCATACCATCTTCAAACTTACTCCCGTAGCCTACG gCTGCAAAGTGGAAACAATTAAACTTAACGTGGAGGCTGTGAACACTCACCGTGACAAGCCAACT AACAACTTCCCCAAGAACCAAACCCCTGTAAGGATGAGAAGGAACAGCTTTACGCCTCTGTCCAGTTCGAATACAGTAAGGCGTCCAAGAAATTACAGTGTTGGGAGCCGGCCCCTCGAGCCCCTCAGCCCTCTCCGTGCCCTGGACATGCAAGAAGGGGCCGACCAGCCGAAGACCCAAGTCAGCATTCCG GCGGAGACCTCGCTGGCTGTGCATAGGCTCTCCTCTCCGGCCTCCCCCCCATTGCTCTCCTGA
- the PFKFB2 gene encoding 6-phosphofructo-2-kinase/fructose-2,6-bisphosphatase 2 isoform X8 yields MKVTSVARCLPWRGSCSGPGIFRVRSSLGILHDQLPDPHCYDWLTSPGQNLRVQETHTLPQLDWGAHQRPRSPLWDIVLFHCWRVWVSSAVFNLGVYRRQAVKSYKSYDFFRHDNEEAMKIRKQCALVALEDVKAYLTEDSGQIAVFDATNTTRERRALILNFAEENSFKVFFVESVCDDPDVIAANILEVKVSSPDYPERNRENVMEDFLKRIECYKVTYQPLDPDNYDKDLSFIKVINVGQRFLVNKVQDYIQSKIVYYLMNIHVHPRTIYLCRHGESEFNLLGKIGGDSGLSVRGKQFAQALRKFLEEQEIADLKVWTSQLKRTIQTAESLGVTYEQWKILNEIDAGVCEEMTYAEIKERYPDEFALRDEEKYLYRYPGGESYQDLVQRLEPVIMELERQGNVLVISHQAVMRCLLAYFLDKGAGCKVETIKLNVEAVNTHRDKPTAETSLAVHRLSSPASPPLLS; encoded by the exons ATGAAAGTCACTTCTGTTGCTCGTTGCCTACCTTGGAGGGGCTCCTGCTCAGGCCCGGGAATTTTCCGTGTGCGTAGTAG CTTGGGCATCCTACATGACCAACTCCCCGACCCTCATTGTTATGATTGGCTTACCAGCCCGGGGCAAAACCTACGTGTCCAAGAAACTCACACGCTACCTCAACTGGATTGGGGTGCCCACCAAAG ACCAAGAAGTCCCCTTTGGGACATCGTATTGTTTCACTGCTGGAGGGTATGGGTGTCTTCTGCAGTGTTTAATCTTGGGGTGTATCGGCGTCAAGCGGTCAAGTCCTATAAATCCTATGACTTCTTCCGGCATGACAACGAGGAGGCCATGAAGATACGCAA ACAGTGTGCTCTGGTGGCGCTGGAGGATGTGAAGGCGTATCTCACGGAGGACAGTGGGCAGATTGCG GTGTTTGATGCTACCAATACCACTCGAGAGAGGAGGGCCTTGATTCTGAACTTTGCCGAGGAGAATTCCTTCAAG GTGTTCTTTGTGGAATCTGTCTGCGATGATCCCGATGTCATTGCTGCCAACATCCTG GAGGTAAAGGTGTCGAGCCCTGACTACCCTGAAAGGAACAGGGAGAATGTGATGGAGGACTTCCTAAAGAGAATTGAGTGCTACAAAGTCACCTATCAACCCCTTGACCCAGACAACTATGACAA GGATCTTTCTTTCATCAAGGTGATAAACGTGGGCCAGCGATTTCTAGTGAACAAAGTCCAGGACTACATCCAGAGCAAGATCGTCTACTACCTCATGAATATCCATGTCCATCCTCGTACCATTTACCTTTGCCGGCACGGAGAGAGCGAGTTCAATCTCTTGGGAAAGATTGGGGGTGACTCAGGCCTCTCCGTGCGGGGAAAACAG TTTGCCCAGGCTCTAAGGAAGTTTCTGGAGGAACAGGAGATAGCAGACCTCAAAGTGTGGACAAGTCAGTTGAAGAGGACTATCCAGACCGCTGAATCTCTGGGGGTGACCTATGAGCAGTGGAAGATTCTGAATGAGATTGATGCT GGCGTGTGCGAGGAGATGACTTATGCGGAGATTAAGGAGCGGTACCCAGACGAGTTTGCGCTTCGAGATGAAGAGAAATACCTGTATCGATATCCTGGAGGGGAG TCGTACCAGGACCTGGTGCAGCGGCTGGAGCCTGTCATCATGGAGCTGGAGCGTCAGGGCAACGTCCTCGTCATCTCCCACCAGGCTGTCATGCGCTGCCTCCTGGCCTACTTCTTGGACAAGGGTGCAG gCTGCAAAGTGGAAACAATTAAACTTAACGTGGAGGCTGTGAACACTCACCGTGACAAGCCAACT GCGGAGACCTCGCTGGCTGTGCATAGGCTCTCCTCTCCGGCCTCCCCCCCATTGCTCTCCTGA